Proteins from a single region of Paenibacillus sp. BIHB 4019:
- a CDS encoding ferredoxin: MAKYTWVEKDTCIACGACGATAPDIYDYDDEGLAEVIFGNDGNKGCVAISEDLYDDMQDAVDGCPTDSIKIADAPFN; encoded by the coding sequence ATGGCTAAGTACACTTGGGTAGAAAAGGATACTTGTATTGCATGCGGCGCATGCGGCGCAACGGCTCCTGACATTTATGATTACGATGATGAAGGTCTGGCAGAGGTGATTTTCGGCAACGACGGCAATAAAGGCTGTGTTGCAATCTCGGAAGATCTTTATGACGATATGCAAGATGCAGTAGACGGCTGCCCGACGGATTCGATTAAAATCGCGGACGCGCCTTTCAACTAA
- a CDS encoding L,D-transpeptidase family protein — MMEQLEDNLYLKQYVRNHPDNKMAWYLLGKQYLQLDKTAKANYCFIQAGEIYEAFERKPHPLAESPQEMLEEWNRQQRKKRTIRRAIMGAISLVLLLMVMPSNANQLADLAAAEANAIIDVPIDPTFGVVLTDKGERNPIGSAWEELLSWSKRPSEAAVVKLEEQEGWRKWTGNRKLLMSVEQQSDYVPMEVKMLDGGVCSCKPADASTVKTKFMAWSEQQEVRWTLASAIYQYKRMNEKWPEKLDDLIKPYPNNVLAGDASGMKEMFKPLIAAMKTDQSGTKSPAQQQNEDEAERPQTDSSQRQSKYLQSNSDQLAGGVDETWRKPLEIVVDKSTHRLAVVSGDIIVRSFKVGLGGDKTPEGSFYISEKVKNPNGRDNGQFGSRGMTLSSTLYAIHGTDEPDSLGQDESLGCIRMGKQDVEELFDLVPMGTVVKIKNGTLPSEISESKERFKLNPSQDETNPGKVYHWLG; from the coding sequence ATGATGGAGCAATTAGAGGATAACCTCTATCTAAAGCAATACGTTAGAAATCATCCTGACAATAAAATGGCGTGGTATTTGCTGGGCAAGCAATATTTGCAGTTGGATAAGACGGCGAAAGCGAATTATTGCTTCATTCAAGCAGGGGAAATTTACGAGGCGTTTGAGCGCAAGCCACATCCGCTGGCTGAAAGCCCGCAGGAAATGCTGGAGGAATGGAATCGCCAGCAGCGTAAAAAACGGACGATTCGCCGCGCGATTATGGGGGCGATTTCGCTTGTGCTGCTGCTAATGGTTATGCCTTCAAACGCAAACCAGCTGGCTGATCTCGCTGCGGCAGAAGCGAATGCTATTATCGATGTACCCATTGATCCAACCTTCGGCGTTGTGTTGACGGACAAGGGGGAACGCAATCCAATCGGGAGCGCTTGGGAAGAGCTGCTGTCCTGGTCCAAGCGGCCGTCTGAAGCGGCTGTAGTCAAGCTGGAAGAGCAGGAAGGCTGGCGCAAATGGACAGGCAATCGCAAGCTGCTGATGTCGGTGGAGCAGCAGTCCGATTATGTACCGATGGAAGTAAAGATGCTTGATGGCGGAGTATGCAGCTGCAAGCCGGCTGATGCTTCTACGGTGAAAACGAAGTTCATGGCTTGGAGCGAGCAACAGGAGGTTCGTTGGACGCTTGCCAGCGCCATCTATCAGTACAAGCGGATGAACGAGAAGTGGCCGGAGAAGCTTGATGACCTCATTAAGCCCTATCCCAACAATGTTTTGGCCGGTGACGCATCTGGCATGAAGGAGATGTTTAAGCCGCTAATTGCTGCTATGAAAACGGATCAGTCAGGGACGAAATCGCCTGCGCAGCAGCAAAATGAAGATGAGGCTGAAAGGCCGCAAACTGATTCAAGTCAACGTCAATCGAAGTATTTGCAAAGCAATTCGGATCAACTAGCCGGCGGAGTGGATGAAACCTGGCGCAAGCCGCTCGAAATCGTCGTTGATAAGTCAACGCACAGGCTTGCGGTTGTAAGTGGCGACATTATCGTCCGCAGCTTTAAGGTTGGGCTTGGCGGGGATAAAACGCCGGAAGGCAGCTTTTATATTAGCGAGAAAGTGAAAAATCCAAATGGGCGCGATAATGGCCAGTTCGGCAGCCGGGGGATGACGCTTTCCAGTACGCTTTATGCCATCCATGGCACGGATGAGCCGGATAGCCTCGGTCAGGACGAATCGCTTGGATGCATTCGGATGGGGAAGCAGGATGTAGAGGAGCTGTTTGATCTGGTACCGATGGGGACGGTCGTAAAAATTAAAAACGGGACTCTGCCGTCCGAAATTTCGGAATCCAAGGAGCGCTTCAAGCTGAATCCGAGTCAGGACGAGACGAATCCCGGTAAAGTGTATCACTGGCTGGGCTGA
- a CDS encoding quinone-dependent dihydroorotate dehydrogenase — MLYSSLGKPIFFRMDPEKAHHLVIDGLHAAGRVPGMTSIMHAMYGVNETPELAVDLFGIHFPHPIGLAAGLDKNAKAADGFSSIGFGFMEVGTVTPKSQPGNEQPRLFRLPPDEALINRMGFNNDGVDAMAERLNKRKIHRIPLAVNIGKNKVTPNELAHEDYRLCIQALYGQGDFFVVNISSPNTPDLRALQHGDELRLLLDTVLEEIRQQASKSGKSAKPVLVKIAPDMTDEQLKLTVATIKDSGVSGIIATNTTVSRTGLTHSNAGEMGGLSGVPVRERSTEVIRAVYRQTEGKLPIIGSGGIFTAADAYDKIRAGASLVEVYTALIYKGPGLLRELTSGLKERLRKDGYRSITEAIGADHR; from the coding sequence TTGCTTTATTCTTCATTGGGTAAGCCGATATTTTTTCGAATGGATCCAGAGAAAGCCCACCATTTGGTTATCGATGGTTTGCATGCTGCTGGGCGCGTACCTGGCATGACGAGCATCATGCATGCGATGTACGGGGTAAATGAGACGCCGGAGCTTGCCGTGGATTTATTCGGCATTCATTTTCCGCATCCGATCGGACTCGCGGCAGGGCTGGATAAGAACGCGAAGGCGGCAGACGGATTTTCCAGCATAGGCTTTGGCTTTATGGAAGTAGGAACGGTAACTCCGAAAAGCCAGCCAGGCAATGAGCAGCCGAGACTATTCCGTCTTCCGCCAGATGAAGCGCTGATTAACCGGATGGGCTTCAATAATGATGGCGTTGATGCGATGGCAGAGCGGCTGAATAAGCGCAAAATACACCGCATCCCGCTCGCTGTCAATATCGGAAAAAACAAAGTAACGCCCAATGAGCTTGCACATGAGGATTATCGCTTATGCATTCAGGCGCTGTACGGGCAGGGCGATTTTTTTGTCGTCAACATTAGCTCGCCTAATACGCCGGACTTGCGTGCGCTGCAGCATGGGGATGAGCTGAGACTGCTCCTTGATACCGTTTTGGAGGAAATCAGGCAGCAGGCGTCGAAATCAGGTAAAAGCGCGAAGCCAGTGCTAGTCAAAATAGCTCCGGACATGACGGATGAGCAGCTTAAGCTGACGGTAGCAACCATTAAGGACAGTGGGGTTTCCGGCATTATTGCGACGAATACGACCGTGTCACGCACCGGGCTTACTCATTCGAACGCTGGGGAAATGGGCGGCCTTAGCGGCGTGCCAGTGCGCGAGCGATCGACGGAGGTTATTCGTGCAGTTTACCGTCAGACAGAGGGCAAGCTGCCGATCATTGGCTCGGGAGGCATTTTCACTGCCGCTGATGCATACGATAAAATCCGCGCTGGGGCCTCGTTGGTTGAAGTATATACGGCCTTAATCTATAAGGGCCCAGGCTTGCTGCGTGAACTGACCAGCGGCTTGAAAGAGCGCTTGCGCAAAGATGGCTACCGCAGCATAACGGAGGCTATTGGCGCAGACCATAGATAA
- a CDS encoding GTP pyrophosphokinase family protein, with product MDGRDWNLFLQPYEQTVEELKVKFKTLRVELKRRESYSPIEFVTGRVKKVSSVLEKARRLHVPADQLEQGIEDIAGIRIMCQFVDDIHRVAGLIRSRKDLRLVNEKDYITNYKDSGYRSYHMIVEYPVQTALGQKKVLAEIQIRTLAMNFWATIEHSLNYKYKESLPEDVRLRLKKAAEAASSLDEEMSSIRHEILDAQRGFEESSNVVSKVLSTIQDLYFYHRVREAAQFQMKFNEMWEQEDLFGLQQLALDVEAAVLRAKKGTQS from the coding sequence ATGGATGGACGAGACTGGAATCTATTTTTACAGCCTTACGAGCAAACAGTTGAAGAACTCAAAGTTAAATTTAAAACGCTGCGCGTAGAGCTGAAAAGGCGGGAATCCTATTCGCCAATTGAATTTGTCACAGGCCGAGTGAAGAAGGTTTCGAGCGTTTTGGAGAAGGCAAGGCGGCTGCATGTGCCAGCGGACCAGCTGGAGCAAGGGATTGAGGATATTGCAGGGATTCGCATTATGTGCCAGTTCGTCGATGATATTCACCGGGTTGCTGGATTAATTCGTTCGCGCAAAGATTTGAGGCTTGTGAATGAGAAGGATTATATTACGAATTACAAGGATAGCGGTTATCGCAGCTATCATATGATCGTGGAATATCCTGTCCAAACGGCGCTCGGTCAGAAAAAAGTATTGGCAGAAATTCAGATTCGCACACTGGCGATGAATTTCTGGGCGACGATCGAGCACTCGCTGAACTATAAATATAAGGAAAGCCTGCCTGAGGACGTGCGACTGCGTCTCAAAAAGGCGGCGGAGGCAGCCTCATCCCTAGATGAGGAGATGTCGAGCATTCGCCATGAAATTTTGGATGCGCAGCGCGGCTTCGAGGAAAGCTCGAATGTTGTCAGCAAAGTGCTCAGCACGATACAGGATCTTTATTTTTACCACCGTGTCCGGGAGGCAGCCCAATTTCAGATGAAATTTAATGAAATGTGGGAGCAGGAGGATTTGTTTGGGCTCCAGCAGCTTGCTTTAGACGTTGAAGCGGCGGTTTTGCGGGCGAAGAAAGGCACGCAAAGCTAA
- a CDS encoding pseudouridine synthase: MAAKIRLDKLLAHTGNGTRSEIKKFVKQGLITVDGVVVKDSGMIINPEMHEVRFEGRQVNYREFAYFMMNKPAGVVSATEDRKDETVIDLLENEDQAIQPFPVGRLDKDTVGLLLLTNDGQLAHELLSPRKHVPKTYEAVVRGNVGRADQDQFAAGVELDDGYVTMPARLNIRSQEQTDAGVMSMITLTIMEGKFHQVKRMFEAVGKQVVHLKRVAMGPLALDTELEEGSYRELTEGELELLRTYRRTDLQ; the protein is encoded by the coding sequence TTGGCAGCAAAAATAAGGCTGGACAAGCTGTTGGCCCATACGGGCAACGGCACGAGAAGCGAAATTAAAAAATTCGTCAAGCAGGGACTCATTACCGTTGACGGGGTTGTAGTCAAGGATAGCGGCATGATCATTAATCCCGAAATGCATGAGGTCAGATTTGAAGGACGGCAGGTCAATTACCGGGAATTTGCTTATTTTATGATGAACAAGCCAGCAGGAGTCGTATCGGCGACGGAGGATCGCAAAGACGAAACGGTCATCGATTTGCTCGAAAACGAAGATCAAGCGATCCAGCCTTTTCCGGTCGGACGTCTGGACAAGGATACGGTTGGCCTGCTGCTATTGACCAATGACGGACAGCTAGCCCACGAGCTGCTGTCGCCGCGCAAGCATGTGCCCAAAACGTATGAGGCGGTCGTGCGAGGCAATGTAGGCCGTGCCGATCAGGATCAGTTCGCTGCGGGTGTCGAGCTGGATGATGGGTATGTGACGATGCCTGCCCGTTTGAATATACGGAGCCAGGAACAGACAGATGCTGGCGTTATGTCGATGATTACGCTAACGATTATGGAAGGGAAGTTCCATCAGGTGAAGCGGATGTTTGAGGCAGTAGGCAAACAGGTTGTCCATTTAAAGCGAGTGGCCATGGGCCCTCTGGCGCTGGACACTGAGTTGGAAGAGGGAAGCTACCGCGAGCTGACAGAAGGCGAGCTGGAGCTGCTTCGCACTTATCGACGGACAGATTTGCAATAA
- a CDS encoding sporulation protein YjcZ, whose product MSGVHGGFTSTGAILVLFILLVIITKGFLY is encoded by the coding sequence ATGTCTGGTGTACATGGAGGCTTCACATCGACGGGTGCCATCCTGGTCCTGTTTATTCTTCTGGTCATCATAACTAAAGGATTTTTGTACTAA
- a CDS encoding DEAD/DEAH box helicase gives MSTDFTAMGVMPELASRLHENGITEPTPVQKKSIPVLLAGQDVIAQAQTGTGKTLAFALPILQRIQVHKEQVQALILTPTRELAIQITSELTKLAPTVGATVLAAYGGQDVVAQIRKLNNAPHIVVATPGRLLDHIRRETINLGKLKMLVLDEADQMLHMGFLPEVENIIAHMPRARQTMLFSATMPEAIKRLAANYMNTPVDIRIQSTHVTLDNIKQFVIETTDRGRERAVMQLIEQHNPYLAVIFCRTKVRAKKLNAALQDKGIPSDELHGDLTQAKREQVMKRFRDAKLQILVATDVAARGLDVEGVTHVYNYDVPQDSEIYIHRIGRTGRAGQRGTAVTLSSPHDRGAVAHIERSIDASLQRFTIDEEGQLTADSTKRSAAPAKAYGRGDSSSSERGGRARGGRDSGRSGQQGRRGGESSGGRGRQQAGGRGRGQQAERSAAPSKSGGGSPWEAASGGDTGSKRGGNGARSFGGGERSERSSGPRSFGGGDRSERPTGPRSFGGGERSERPAGPRSFGGGERSERPAGPRSFGGGERSERSSSGAPRSSGGRSSGGRSSGSGSGGRNSSGSSRGSSPSRGGGAGNSRGRKR, from the coding sequence ATGTCAACTGATTTTACTGCAATGGGCGTCATGCCGGAGCTGGCCTCGCGTCTCCATGAGAACGGAATTACCGAGCCAACCCCGGTTCAAAAGAAATCGATTCCCGTACTGCTTGCGGGACAAGACGTCATTGCCCAAGCTCAAACCGGAACAGGCAAAACGCTTGCCTTTGCCTTGCCTATATTGCAGCGCATTCAAGTGCACAAGGAACAGGTGCAGGCGCTTATATTGACTCCAACCCGTGAGCTCGCTATTCAAATTACGAGCGAGCTCACGAAGCTTGCTCCGACCGTTGGCGCTACGGTGCTAGCTGCTTACGGCGGGCAGGATGTTGTTGCACAAATTCGCAAGCTGAACAATGCTCCCCATATCGTTGTAGCAACACCTGGACGATTGCTTGACCATATTCGCCGGGAGACGATCAACCTGGGCAAGCTGAAAATGCTCGTGCTTGATGAGGCTGACCAAATGCTGCATATGGGCTTCCTGCCAGAGGTCGAGAACATTATCGCGCATATGCCTAGAGCTCGCCAGACGATGCTGTTTTCGGCTACGATGCCGGAAGCAATTAAGCGCCTTGCTGCCAATTATATGAATACACCAGTCGATATTCGTATTCAAAGCACGCATGTAACGCTGGACAACATTAAGCAATTCGTCATTGAAACGACAGATCGCGGACGTGAACGTGCCGTTATGCAGCTGATTGAGCAGCATAACCCTTATTTGGCCGTTATTTTCTGCCGGACGAAGGTGCGGGCCAAAAAACTGAATGCAGCCCTGCAGGATAAAGGCATTCCTTCGGATGAGCTGCACGGCGATTTGACACAAGCGAAGCGCGAGCAAGTTATGAAGCGTTTCCGCGATGCCAAGCTGCAAATTCTCGTCGCAACGGATGTCGCTGCGCGCGGGCTTGATGTAGAAGGCGTCACCCATGTATACAACTATGATGTGCCGCAGGATTCAGAAATTTATATTCACCGTATCGGCCGTACAGGTCGTGCAGGACAGCGCGGTACAGCGGTAACTCTCTCTTCGCCGCATGATCGCGGCGCTGTTGCTCATATTGAGCGAAGCATCGATGCTTCGCTGCAGCGCTTTACGATTGATGAAGAAGGCCAATTAACAGCCGACAGCACGAAACGCTCAGCAGCTCCAGCCAAAGCATATGGCCGCGGAGATTCCTCCTCGTCAGAGCGCGGCGGCAGAGCACGTGGCGGACGCGATTCTGGACGTTCCGGCCAGCAAGGTCGCCGAGGCGGCGAATCCTCCGGTGGACGCGGACGCCAGCAAGCTGGCGGCAGAGGCCGTGGGCAGCAGGCTGAACGGTCAGCAGCCCCAAGCAAGTCAGGCGGCGGCAGCCCATGGGAAGCAGCAAGCGGCGGCGATACTGGAAGCAAGCGTGGCGGCAATGGAGCGCGCAGCTTCGGTGGCGGTGAGCGCAGTGAACGTTCCTCAGGCCCACGCAGCTTCGGCGGCGGAGACCGCAGCGAACGTCCTACCGGTCCTCGCAGCTTCGGCGGCGGCGAGCGCAGCGAACGCCCTGCCGGTCCTCGCAGCTTCGGTGGCGGTGAGCGCAGCGAACGTCCTGCCGGACCTCGCAGCTTCGGCGGCGGTGAGCGCAGCGAACGTTCCTCCTCAGGTGCACCACGCAGCTCTGGAGGACGGAGCTCCGGTGGACGCAGCTCTGGTTCTGGCAGCGGCGGTCGCAATTCCAGCGGTTCCAGCCGTGGATCCAGCCCTTCCCGTGGCGGCGGAGCTGGAAACAGTCGCGGTCGCAAAAGATAA
- a CDS encoding YwbE family protein, whose translation MNGTNRAAIKPGQQVDIVLKQDQRTGKLTRGIVKDLLTNSGTHPHGIKVRLTDGQVGRVKHILPME comes from the coding sequence ATGAACGGAACGAATCGCGCGGCAATCAAGCCGGGCCAGCAGGTCGACATTGTGCTTAAGCAGGATCAGCGTACAGGCAAGCTGACGAGAGGCATCGTCAAGGATTTGCTGACGAACTCCGGCACGCATCCGCATGGCATTAAAGTTCGGTTGACTGACGGGCAAGTAGGCCGCGTTAAGCATATTTTACCAATGGAATAA
- a CDS encoding GNAT family N-acetyltransferase, with protein sequence MEQEQGKQQLLKYFQEWITFVEGLEQQEEAVWELSLAPGKWSVREAVAHIALWDRYFLTTAIERLSRQQELTLKHLDYDAFNENARLYGRYTSIAKLVRQTIQDREAIVGIIEALPEQHYAAEYIDGDGHPFRLQAYLTDFIAHDRHHMGQIKQLLDSAALKSPSEEQLHLKLEELSMNAWPALQVLMYEGWQLRLANGYTKRSNSIVPAACSGEMLSHKITYGEAFYTARGMDTAYKITPFSQPPELDETLALRGYDKIDPVYVKTAALAQMRQPAGGLDVRIDTFLSEAWLEAYMSMAKHTDDERETLKNMFASPPFQTGFAVLYVEGVPAACGIGVMERGYIGLYAVVTSPDFRRRGFGEQLLLHILQWGKENGAEHSYLLVTHANDAANRLYDKLGFTLQYNYWYRVKKLPASL encoded by the coding sequence ATGGAGCAGGAGCAGGGAAAACAACAGTTGCTCAAGTATTTTCAAGAATGGATTACGTTTGTGGAAGGGCTGGAGCAGCAGGAGGAAGCGGTGTGGGAGCTCAGCTTGGCTCCGGGAAAATGGTCCGTTCGCGAAGCCGTCGCTCATATTGCGCTCTGGGATCGTTATTTTCTTACGACGGCAATTGAGAGATTAAGCCGGCAGCAGGAGCTGACGCTCAAGCATTTGGATTATGATGCATTTAATGAAAATGCCCGCCTGTATGGTCGTTATACTTCAATTGCAAAGCTGGTCAGGCAGACGATTCAAGACCGTGAAGCGATTGTTGGGATCATCGAAGCTTTGCCGGAGCAGCATTATGCGGCTGAATACATAGACGGCGATGGGCATCCATTCCGGCTGCAGGCATATTTGACAGATTTTATCGCTCATGATCGGCATCATATGGGCCAGATAAAGCAGCTTTTGGACAGTGCCGCATTAAAGTCGCCATCTGAGGAGCAGCTGCATCTTAAGCTGGAGGAGCTGTCGATGAATGCTTGGCCTGCGCTTCAGGTGCTGATGTATGAGGGGTGGCAGCTGCGTCTGGCGAATGGTTATACCAAACGGTCAAACTCCATCGTGCCAGCAGCCTGCAGCGGGGAAATGCTTTCGCACAAAATCACCTATGGCGAAGCTTTTTATACGGCGCGTGGAATGGATACAGCCTATAAAATCACGCCATTCTCCCAGCCGCCGGAGCTGGATGAGACGCTCGCGCTGCGAGGCTACGACAAAATAGACCCTGTCTATGTCAAGACGGCGGCCCTTGCTCAAATGCGACAACCGGCTGGCGGGCTGGATGTTCGCATCGACACATTTTTAAGTGAAGCTTGGCTGGAAGCCTATATGTCGATGGCGAAGCATACCGATGATGAGCGGGAGACGCTGAAAAATATGTTTGCATCACCGCCGTTTCAGACGGGCTTTGCTGTGCTTTATGTAGAGGGAGTGCCAGCGGCTTGCGGTATTGGCGTGATGGAGCGGGGATATATCGGGCTGTATGCCGTCGTGACTTCACCAGATTTTCGCAGGCGTGGATTTGGCGAGCAGCTTCTGCTGCATATTTTGCAGTGGGGCAAGGAAAATGGGGCGGAGCACAGCTATTTGCTCGTGACGCATGCCAATGATGCGGCGAACCGCTTGTATGACAAGCTAGGCTTTACGCTGCAATATAACTACTGGTATCGGGTGAAAAAATTACCGGCGTCCCTTTAA
- a CDS encoding VanZ family protein, with amino-acid sequence MKQAGGIFDSFAQKVTAILIFVYTMWLIYAMFFGFGRQARSSAELRYNIIPFSTIKLYVTNFHHMPFIDWIINMGGNIVVFVPFGLALPIVFRWRLGKVLLSFVLFITLLEVLQMLTRRGSFDIDDILMNSAAVVLGYGIVFWFRKLAVGKKGIQRTY; translated from the coding sequence TTGAAGCAGGCAGGCGGAATATTCGATTCCTTTGCTCAAAAAGTGACAGCTATTCTTATTTTCGTTTATACGATGTGGCTCATTTATGCAATGTTTTTTGGCTTTGGCCGGCAGGCGAGAAGCAGTGCGGAGCTGCGATATAATATCATTCCTTTTTCAACTATCAAGCTTTATGTAACGAACTTTCATCATATGCCTTTTATCGATTGGATCATTAATATGGGCGGCAATATTGTCGTATTTGTACCCTTTGGCTTGGCGCTTCCAATTGTTTTCCGCTGGCGGCTGGGCAAGGTGCTGCTGTCGTTTGTGCTGTTTATTACGCTGCTGGAAGTGCTGCAAATGCTTACGAGGCGCGGCAGCTTCGACATTGATGATATTCTCATGAACAGTGCCGCTGTTGTTCTTGGCTATGGCATTGTTTTCTGGTTTCGGAAGCTGGCAGTTGGCAAAAAAGGCATTCAAAGAACCTATTGA
- a CDS encoding lipoate--protein ligase, whose translation MRFVSNNHITDPALNLALEEYILRSLPPEDDYLLFYINEPSIIIGKNQNTLEEINPRYVEENNIHVVRRLSGGGAVYHDEGNLNFSFIMSDDGQSFHNFKKFTEPVVKALAALGVQAELTGRNDIQVGERKISGNAQFSGRGRMFSHGTLLFDSEIENVVSALKANPEKYVSKATKSIRSRVANISEFLSEPITIEEFRQSVLASIFEGSEEIPYYELSEAQWADVRELAQTRYRSWDWNYGRSPAFNMRQTKRIEGAGTFDVRLQVEEGLIADAAVYGDFFGRGESSEFAKQLIGQRYDAAALGKLLGEIDLSYYFGKVTKEDLMGLIFE comes from the coding sequence ATGCGTTTTGTAAGCAACAACCATATAACAGACCCTGCGCTTAATTTGGCGCTGGAAGAATATATTTTGCGGTCGCTGCCGCCGGAGGACGATTATTTACTGTTTTATATTAATGAGCCTTCCATTATTATTGGCAAAAACCAAAATACGCTGGAAGAAATCAACCCGCGCTACGTAGAGGAAAACAACATCCATGTCGTGCGCCGGCTGTCCGGCGGCGGAGCCGTATATCATGACGAAGGGAATTTGAATTTCAGCTTCATCATGAGCGACGACGGCCAATCCTTCCATAACTTCAAGAAGTTTACCGAGCCGGTCGTGAAAGCACTAGCCGCGCTTGGCGTTCAGGCTGAGCTTACGGGCCGAAACGATATTCAAGTCGGCGAACGAAAAATTTCCGGCAACGCACAATTTTCAGGACGCGGCAGAATGTTCAGCCATGGCACCTTGCTGTTTGATTCCGAAATTGAAAATGTCGTATCCGCTTTGAAAGCGAATCCCGAAAAATACGTGTCGAAAGCGACAAAATCAATTCGCAGCCGCGTAGCCAACATTTCCGAGTTTCTGTCAGAGCCGATTACAATTGAGGAATTCCGCCAAAGCGTGCTTGCTTCCATTTTTGAAGGCAGTGAGGAAATTCCTTACTACGAGCTTTCCGAGGCGCAATGGGCGGATGTCCGCGAGCTGGCACAAACGCGCTATCGCAGCTGGGATTGGAATTATGGCCGGTCGCCCGCATTCAATATGCGCCAGACGAAGCGGATCGAAGGAGCTGGAACGTTTGATGTACGTCTGCAAGTTGAGGAAGGCCTTATTGCAGATGCCGCTGTATATGGCGATTTCTTCGGTCGTGGCGAGAGCAGCGAATTTGCCAAGCAGCTCATCGGTCAGCGTTATGATGCTGCTGCACTCGGCAAGCTGCTCGGCGAGATCGATTTAAGCTATTATTTCGGCAAAGTAACGAAGGAAGACTTAATGGGCTTGATTTTCGAATAA